DNA from Asanoa sp. WMMD1127:
CGGTCACCCGGCCAACCGCCGGCCGGTGCGCCCCCCAGCGGCCGCGCCCAGGTCCCGCGACGCTAGGCCTCGGACAGCGCCAACAGGCGTCCGCGAGGAGCCGCGGCCGACCGGGGACCGGCAGCCAACCGGGGACCGGCAGCCAACCGGGGACCGGCAGCCAACCGGGGACCGGCAGCCAACCGGGGACCGGCAGCCAACCGGAGACCGGCAGCCAACCGGAGACCGGCAGCCAACCGGAGACCGGCAGCCAACCGGAGAGCGGCAGATACTGGGCGAGGCATGCCCGCGCATGCGCAGCCTCTCGGCGACGGCCTCAGGCGACGCGCACGACCGGTGGGCTGCACTCCTGCCGTGGGCTCGCGGCAAAGCCTTCGGACAAAGCGTGCAGCTGGCGGCGTCGTTCTGCACGCGTGCCACTTGTGGAGATCGGTCGCCGTTGTCACAGGCGTTTAGGCATGCGCGCCCGAAGGCGCGAATCCGAATCGGACCGTCGCCGCCACGCAATCAGTTGCGGTGGTCGGTGCGCGGCGATCAACGGCACCCGAGCTCAAGAGTCCCGACGACGCGCAGCGGGGCCTGAGATCCAGACCAGGCCGCCACCGCAGACCACATTGTGCCGGGTCGGTCCATCAAGTCGCAGTGACGGCGCCGGCAGCCGCCACGCGCGGCGCCAGACCCGCCAGTGCGCGGCCCATGTGGGGGGTCGGGCATCATCGACTTAACGGCATTCCGGTCCGAGATGTCTTCACGCACGCGCGGCGCCAGACCCGCCAGCGCGCGGTCAACCTCGGGGGTCGGCATCATCGACTCGAAGCATTCGCGTCGGAGACGTCTGCACGCATGCGCGGCGCCGCCCAGCGTCCAACCCGACTGCGGCTGCTGGCGGCTCATCACGTGTCCCGGTGGCGCTGAACGGCCAGCAGGGTTCGGGCTCCCACCAACGCCGAGCGCGGCCCGGGATTTGTCCCGGGCCGCGCTGAGGCGTTTCGCGCCAGTTGGGGCTGTCAGCCCCAGACCTTGGCGTTGTTGGCTTCCGTGCTGACGTAGTTCTGGTTGGCTACGCCGACCGCGGCGCCGATTTCGTTGAGGATGGCGTTGATGTCGGCGACGGCCGCGTCCCATTGGGCCTGGTAGGCCTGGTAGGCCTCGCGGTCGGAACCGTTCCACTGCATCTGCTGCAGTTGCGAGCGGAGGGTGTCGAGGCGGCCGTCGATCGTCTTGGAGATCGACTGCATCTGCGACTGCGCGTTTTCGAGCGCGGCGTAACTGACTTGGATCGGCTGCGACATGATCTCGAAATCCTTCGCTCAGGTCACGGGTTCAGGGCCGAGTTGAACTTGTTGAGCATTTCGCTCTGCTGCTCGTCGTTGACCTGGTGCGTGGTGCCACCCTGGTCGAGCAGGTCCGCGATGTTGTCCAACGCGGTCAGCAGCTTGGTCACATCGCCCTGCCACCGACCCATCAGACTCTGGAAGCCCGCGGAAGCCTGGCCTTGCCATGCGACAGCCAGATCATCCAACACGCCCCAAAGCCGCTTGAGATCACCGTCGACATCAGTCCTCGTCGACCGCACATCCCCCGCAGCCTTGTGGAGCGTCGCGGCATCAACCAAGAACGGCTGACCCATAACACTCACCCCTCGCTTGATTCGTGCGACACGTCCGGACTCACCGTAACGGACGGGGGCACCATGGCGCAGCCCCGGATCGTCATGGCTCTATCCAGGCGGTCTGGATAAGTTGCTGCCCGTCCTGCCTGCGGATCAACGTGCCGCGGCCCGCCGGCTGTGGACTCGGCTTGAGACTGCCCACCAGCGCGCCCTCTTCCGGCTTGCCGGACATGAGGAACACCGGGGTGTCGAGCTCCCGCATTCGTTGCACCAGCGGCTCGTAGAGGGCGCGCGCGGCACCGCCCATGCGTCGCGTCAGGATCATGTGGAGGCCGATGTCGTTGGCCTGCGGCAGCAGCTCGATGAGTGGCGACAGTGGATTGTTGCCGGCCGTGGCGACCAGGTCGTAGTCGTCGACCAGCAGGAACAGCTCCGGGCCGTGCCACCAGCTGCGGTTGCGCAGCTGCTCGGGCGTGATGTTGGGCCCCGGCAACCGCTGTTTCATCGAGTCGCGCAGGAAGCCCACCATCTCGCCCAACGCGGTGGCGGACGGCGCATAGCCCAGCTGGTGTTCGCCCTCGATCGCACCGAGCAGGCCGCGCCGGTAGTCGACGATGACGAGCCGGGCCTCCTGCGGCGTGTAGCGCTCCACGATGGACCGCGCGACCAGCCGCAGCAGGTTGGTCTTGCCCGACTCGACGTCACCGAAGACCAGCAGATGCGGGTCGACCGAGAAGTCGAGGCGCACCGGCGCCAGGTGGGACTCGTTGAGCGCGATCGGGATGCCGGGCCCGTCGGTGCCGGCCAGCTTGGTGAGCTCGTCGACCTGCAGGCGGCGCGGCAGCAGCCGCACCTTGGGCGCCGGCGGGTGGACCCACGACTCGGCGATCGCCGCGACCATGCCGGCGGTGCCGTCGACGAGGGTCTCCGGGTCGCCCATGCCGTCGGCCCGCGGCAATGCGCTCAGATAGTGCAACTTCTCGCGGGTGAGGCCGCGACCCGGTACGCCGGCCGGCACGTTGACCGCCGCCCGACGGTCGATCTCGGACTCGGTGGGATCACCGAGCCGCAGCTCGAGCCGCGTGCCCAGCAGGTCGCGGACGTTCATCCGCAGCTCGGCCCACCGGTTGACGGTGATCATCACGTGGATGCCGTAGCCCAGACCCCGCGCCGCGAGCCGGGTGATCCGGGTCTCCAGCTCCTCGAAGTCTTCCCGCAGCGTGCCCCACCCGTCGACCACCAGGAACAGGTCGCCGAACGGATCCTCGGGGAACCGCCCGGTCGCCCGCATCCGCCGGTAGGCCGCGATCGACTCGATGCCCCGCTCGGCGAACCGCTGCTCACGCTCGTCGAGCAGCGCCGTCGCCTCGCCGACCGACCGCCGCACCCCCTCGATGTCGCGCCGACCGGCCACACCGGACATGTGCGGCAGGCCGGCGAGGCTCCGCAGCGTGCCACCGCCGAAGTCGAGGCACATGAACGCCACCTCGCGCGGCGTGTGGGTCAACGCCAGCGACGAGATCAGCGTGCGCAGCAGCGTGCTCTTGCCGGACCGCGGACCACCCGCGATCACCGTGTTGCCGGCCGCGCCCGACAGGTCGACCACCAGCGGGTCGCGGCGCTGGTCGAAGGGCCGGTCGACGACACCGACGGGCACCGTCAGCTGGCCATTGCCGGGCCAACCCACGGCCTGCAGCCCACGGTCGGGATCGCGCTGGAGCTGGGGCAGCAGCGCGTCGAGCGGCGCGGGCTGGTCGAGCGGCGGCAGCCAGACCTGGTGCGCCGGCGGGCCCTGGCCGCGCAGTCGGCCGGTCACCACGTCGAGCATGGTCACCTGGCGGGCCGACTCGGGACCGCTGGACGTGACCTCGGCCGGCTCGGGCTCCGCCGCGACCGGCACCTTGGGCAGCGCGACCGGGGCCATCGTGTAGGGCACCACCTGCCCCTGCACGCGGGCTTTGGCAGCCTGCGTGGTGGCGGTCGCCTGACGGTAGGGACCCGACACGTACGCCCCGCGGAAGCGCAGCATGGTCTGGGTGTCGATTTTGAGATAGCCGTGGCCGGGTGCGTTGGGCAGCTCGTAGGCGTCGGGCACGCCGAGCACGATGCGACTTTCCACCGCCGAGAAGGTGCGCAGGCCGATCCGGTAGGAGAGGTGCGTGTCGAGACCGCGCAGTCGGCCTTCCTCCAGCCGCTGCGAGGCCAGCAGCAGGTGGATGCCGAGCGACCGGCCCAGCCGGCCGATCTGTACGAACAGGTCGATGAAGTCCGGCTTGGCCGCCAGCAGCTCGCTGAACTCGTCGCAGATGATCACCAGCGACGGCAGCGGCTGCAGGTCTTCGCCGCCGGCGCGGGCCCGCTCGTACTCGTGGCGAGAGACGTAGTTGCCCGACGACCGCAACAGCTCCTGCCGGCGCTGCAGCTCACCGGCGATCGCGTCGTGCATGCGGTCGACCAGGGGCAGCTCGTCGGCCAGGTTGGTGATCACGGCGCTGGTGTGCGGCAAGGCGTCGAGCGACGCGAACGTCGCGCCACCCTTGAAGTCGACCAGCACGAAGTTGAGCTCTTCGGACGAGTGGGTGATCGCCAGCGCCGCCACGATCGTGCGCAGCAGCTCCGACTTGCCGGAGCCGGTGGCGCCGATGATCAGGCCGTGCGGGCCCATGCCCTCGAGCGCCGACTCCTTGAGGTCGAGCTCGACGACCGCGCCGTCGGGGCCGAGGCCCAGCGGGATGCGCAGCGTCTCGCGCACGGGTCGCGGTCGCCAGTTGCGGCGCGGGTCGACCGACGCCGCGTCGCCGACACCGACCAGTTCGGGCAGCTCAGGGCTGCGAGACAGCGGCTCTTCGCTGGTGGTCTGATGTGACAGCCGGTACGGCGCGAGCTGGCGGGCCACCGCCTCGGCCGCAGGCAGAGCGAGGGTGTCGGCCCGGCCGAGCGAGGTGCTCCGGTTGCCCTGGTTGACCTCGATGCGGTCGCCGTTGACGGTCAGCGCCAGCAGCCACCGGCCCGCCTCCCGCGGCACCGCGCCGGACAGGTCGAAGACCGTGGTGCCGAGCAGGCCCGGGCCGGTCAGCTGGGCCGCGGCCGGCGCCTCACCGCCGTCGAGGATCACCACCAGGTGCGCCTGGGTGGTCAACGCCTTGGCCGACGGGTTGAACCGCGGCCGGCTGCTCAGCTCCTCGTCGAGCGCGTCCTCCAGCTCGATCATCGACTCGAACACCATGCGGATCGGCCCGGCGCCGTCGACCTTGCGATCGATCTGCACATGCGGCAGCCACTTGAGCCAGTCCCAGTCGGCGACCCGCTCGGGCGGAGCGACCAAGGCGATGCGTACGTCCTCCGGCGAATGGAACGTGACCAGCTGCGCGATGGCGGCGCGGGTCACCTCGAGCACCCGGGCCCGCTCGCCGCGCAGCGAGACCCGGCCGAAGGCCCGCAACGACAGCGCGATCGGCAGGTCGGGCACGGCCTTGAAGGTGTTCATGAACCGGCGCAGCGCGATCGCCGACATCGGTTCGAGGTCTTCCACGGGCTTGGTCTCGGGCGGAGTCACGTCGACGGCGAGCTGCTGCGGACCGACCGCGATGCGGATCTGGCCGAAGTCCTCGTCGGTCGATCGCCGTTCCCACATGCGTCGCGAAGCGGCCAGCGACCACAGCGCGTCGGGCGCCGGGTGGACCCACATCGCGGCGGCCCGCTGCTGCTCGGCCGCACGGCGTACGCGTTTGCGGATCTGGGCCAGATAGCGCATGTAGTCGCGGCGCTCGGCGTCGAGCTCGGCCTTCTTGTTGCCGCCGCCGCCCATGGTGCCGATCGCCATGCCGAGCATCGAGACGCCGAACAGGCCGCCGGCGATCCAGGTGACGGCACCGCCGCCACGGCCGGCGTAGAGGAACGCCATCGCGCCCACGCCACAGACCATGGGCAGCACCATCAGCAGCTGGCCGAACCCCTTGGGCAGCACCTCGGGCAGCTCGGGCGGCGACTCGACGAGCAACTCGCCGCGTGGCATGGCGGGGCCCGGCCGGCGCGGCGGCCGACGGAACAGGACGGTACTCAACGCCATTCCTCCCCAGGGCGGCGCTCACGGACCGGGTGGACACCGGACCGTGGCCATCGTATGTACTCTGCCGGAAGCGGTGGCGCCCGCGATACGCCCGGGCGCGACCTGTGGACAAGGAGGGCGATCGTGGCGGGCACGATGACGGCCGGATCGAGTCGCGTGACGATAGTCGCGCCCAAGACCCGGGTCGACCTTGCCCTACCGTCCGATGTGCCCCTCGCGGACGTGTTGCCGACGCTGCTGCGGTTCGCCGGCGATCGGCTCGCCGACGACCCGGACGGCCGTTATGGCTGGTCCCTGGCCAGGCTCGCGGGTCCGGCGCTCGACATCGCACAGTCACCGGCCCAGCTGGAGATCCGCGACGGCGAGCTGCTCTACCTGCGCCCGCGCGGCGGTGAGGAGCCGGAGCCCGTCTTCGACGACGTGGTCGACGCCATCGCCACCGCGACCCGCATGCGGCCCGGCCGCTGGTCGACCGCCACGACCAAGGTCTTCGGGCTCGGTCTCGGCGCGGCCGCGCTGGTCGGTGGTGCCGTCGCGCTCGCGCTGACCGGCCCGCCGCGCGGTGTGGCCCCCGCCGTCGCCCTGGTCCTCGCGCTGCTCCTGCTGGCCGGCGCCGCCGTCGCCGCCCGCGGCTTCGGCGACCACCGCAACGGGTTGCTGCTGGCGGTCGTGTCCATGGTGTACGCCGCGGTCGGTGGCCTCACGCTCTTCGCCGGCAGCCGTGGCTTGGACGACCTCGCCGCACCTGACCTGCTGGTCTGCGCGGCCGCGGTGCTGTTCGTCTCCGCCGTCGCCGGCAGTGCCGCGGTCGCCGCGTACGGCCAGATCTTCCTCGCCGCCAGCGCCGGCGCCCTCGCGCTCGGGGTGGCCGCCGCGATCTGCATGATCTTCGGTGCCACTCCCGCCGGCGCCGCCGCGGTCGTGCTCGCGATCGCGCTGGTCATGGTGCCGGCGATGCCGATGATGTCCTACCGGCTCGCCGGGCTCCCGGTGCCGACCGTGCCGTCGGGCACCGAGGACCTGCGCACCGACACCGAGACCGTCGACGGGGCGCGGGTGCTGCGCCTCGCCGAACGCGCCGACGACCTGCTCGCCGGCATGCTCGGCGCGGTCGGTCTGATCGCGGCCGGTTCGGCGATCGCGCTGGTCACGACCGGTGGCACGGCGGGGTACGCGCTGTGCGCCGCCCTCGGCCTCCTGCTGTTCATGCGGGCCCGCTGGTTCATCTCCACCGCGCAGCGCCTGCCGTTGCTCGGCGCCGGCGTGGTCGCCCTCGCCGCGCTCGCGGTCGGCGGCTTCGTGACCATGGACATGCTGGGCCGGCTCACGCTGGTCATCGCGGGCCTGCTGGTAGTGGCCGCGATCAGCGTCGGCGCGGCCCTCGGCGCCGGCGGCCGCCGTTCGCCGATGCTCGGCCGCACCGTCGACATCCTGGAGATCCTGCTGATCCTCGGCATCCTGCCGCTGGTCGTCTGGGTCAGCGGCCTCTACGCCTGGATCCGCGCCATCCGGGAAAGCTAGGGTCTGTCTCGATGCGGGGGCCGGAGCGAGGCGAGGCCCAGACGTCGGCTGGGGCCGCGCCGGGCGCGGCCGGATACCGGTGTCGTATCCGGGTGTGACCGACGCGGCTCCAGCCGACGTCTGGGTCCGCCGCAGCCCGGTCAGCGCATCGAGACAGGCCCTACAGACGGCCGGGCGGGCCGAACATCTGTTGTTCGATGTCGGTCGCCGAGATCCAGGCCAGGCGGACCTGGCCGTCGCTGAGCAGGGCCACCGTGTCGTCGGGCAGACTCTCCACTTCGGACGCCGCGTCAGGGTCGACGCCGAGGCGGGCCGCGACGTAGACCGCCTGCTGCGCCCACATCCGTTGCACCAGCGCCGCGTCGGCGACCGCGAGCGCGTCGGCGGCGGTGTCGGTGAGCTGCGCGGAGATCGTCAACGTGGTCTGCCACGCCTCGCCGGGTTGCAGGTCGAAGCCGCGCTGGCCCTCGATGTCGTGCACGTGCAGCACCGGCTCCCCGACCCAGCCCGCGACGGCCGGGCGGCCGCCGGTGACCACGCGGACCCGCTCGTGGTTGCCGACCGCGACCTCGCCCAGGCCGTGCCAGCGCCGCTCGTCGGAGGTGCGGACGAACACCTGGGCACCTAGCGCCAGGGCGCGGAAGACGGCGACCCGCGCGAGCCACAGCCCGCCGATCAAGGCGATCCGGGTGGGTTGGGGCCGGAACATCCGCAGGAGTACGGCGTTGCCGTCGGCGCCGCGGCCGAGCAGCAGGCCGGTGTGCTCGGCCAGCATGCCGATCGCGCCGGCGTCGGCCGGGGACATGGGCTGACCGGTGCGGGTCACCACGGGCCACCTCCGGTCGGTGCGGACGCGTAGGCGGCCGGCCCCTGCCAGCCGTCGAGCCGCCGTAGCTTGAGGCCGAGCTGCCCGGCGTGGCCGGCCAGCGTGCGCGCGACCTCGGGCAGGCGCGGGGCCGGCGCGGCCATCCGCACGACCGTGCGGGTGAGGACGGCGGCCTGCCCGCGCTCGGACCGCGGTCGCATCTCGACGGACAGCACCATCTGGGCCGCGGGCGCCCGCAGCAACGACGACAGCGGCGCCTCGCGCGGCGGCAGGCCCTGCACCTCGAAAGCCAGGTGATGTAGGCCCGAGGCGTAGAAGGTGGTCCAGTCCTCGGCGGGCGCGCTGTCGTCGCGCCGCCGGCCGTCGACGCCCGCGCAGAGCCGGACGGCGGCCGCGAGCTGTTGCGGACCGAGGATCTCGGTCACCACGCCGGCGCTGTTGAGCGCCTTGCTGACCCGGCCGAGGGCGGCGGCGACCGCACGGTGCACGCCTTCGACACCACCGCCGCGCCGGTGGGCCGCGACCGCGGCGTCGGCGACGTCGAGCCGGACCGCGACCCAGTCGCGCTGGTCGACGGGCGCCGGCCCGGAGGCCAGGAGGTCGGTGGCCAGTTGCTGGTAGGAGGCGACGCTGGGGACCTGGCTCGGCAGCAGGTGGTGCGGCGCGGGGGCGGCCCAGCTGACCACCTGGACTCCGCTGAGCGGCAGGCTCGGGTCGTCGAGCAGCTCGGCCAGCTTGGACACCGGGACCGGGACCCCTCGGGCGCCGGACACGCCGAGCGGAGGCGCGATCGCGACCGCGGCGAACCAACCGCCCTCGTCGCAGCCGATGCCGACGCTGGTGCCGCGGTCGTCGTACCCGTTGATCGAATGGTTCTGCAGCGCCGCGCCCGCACCGCGCCGGCGACGCCAGCGACGGCGGGCGAGCAGACCGTCCATCCACCATCGACCGTCGCGGCGCGCGTAGACGAAGCCCGCCACCAGGACCGCCGCGGCGGCCGCGACGCCCAGCCCGATGGGCGATCTGCTGAACGCGGCGAGCGCGATGGCCACGATGGCGATCTCGGCGACAACCAGCCGCCACACAGCCGTTCGCATGCGCGTCCTCCTCCCCAGGGGCACGGCGGGGACAGCGTACGACGAGTCGCCTATCGTAGGGTGGCCGCGTCGCGGAAAGCGGTTCCTGGAGGGTCGTCATGCGC
Protein-coding regions in this window:
- a CDS encoding WXG100 family type VII secretion target, giving the protein MSQPIQVSYAALENAQSQMQSISKTIDGRLDTLRSQLQQMQWNGSDREAYQAYQAQWDAAVADINAILNEIGAAVGVANQNYVSTEANNAKVWG
- a CDS encoding WXG100 family type VII secretion target — translated: MGQPFLVDAATLHKAAGDVRSTRTDVDGDLKRLWGVLDDLAVAWQGQASAGFQSLMGRWQGDVTKLLTALDNIADLLDQGGTTHQVNDEQQSEMLNKFNSALNP
- the eccCa gene encoding type VII secretion protein EccCa; the protein is MSTVLFRRPPRRPGPAMPRGELLVESPPELPEVLPKGFGQLLMVLPMVCGVGAMAFLYAGRGGGAVTWIAGGLFGVSMLGMAIGTMGGGGNKKAELDAERRDYMRYLAQIRKRVRRAAEQQRAAAMWVHPAPDALWSLAASRRMWERRSTDEDFGQIRIAVGPQQLAVDVTPPETKPVEDLEPMSAIALRRFMNTFKAVPDLPIALSLRAFGRVSLRGERARVLEVTRAAIAQLVTFHSPEDVRIALVAPPERVADWDWLKWLPHVQIDRKVDGAGPIRMVFESMIELEDALDEELSSRPRFNPSAKALTTQAHLVVILDGGEAPAAAQLTGPGLLGTTVFDLSGAVPREAGRWLLALTVNGDRIEVNQGNRSTSLGRADTLALPAAEAVARQLAPYRLSHQTTSEEPLSRSPELPELVGVGDAASVDPRRNWRPRPVRETLRIPLGLGPDGAVVELDLKESALEGMGPHGLIIGATGSGKSELLRTIVAALAITHSSEELNFVLVDFKGGATFASLDALPHTSAVITNLADELPLVDRMHDAIAGELQRRQELLRSSGNYVSRHEYERARAGGEDLQPLPSLVIICDEFSELLAAKPDFIDLFVQIGRLGRSLGIHLLLASQRLEEGRLRGLDTHLSYRIGLRTFSAVESRIVLGVPDAYELPNAPGHGYLKIDTQTMLRFRGAYVSGPYRQATATTQAAKARVQGQVVPYTMAPVALPKVPVAAEPEPAEVTSSGPESARQVTMLDVVTGRLRGQGPPAHQVWLPPLDQPAPLDALLPQLQRDPDRGLQAVGWPGNGQLTVPVGVVDRPFDQRRDPLVVDLSGAAGNTVIAGGPRSGKSTLLRTLISSLALTHTPREVAFMCLDFGGGTLRSLAGLPHMSGVAGRRDIEGVRRSVGEATALLDEREQRFAERGIESIAAYRRMRATGRFPEDPFGDLFLVVDGWGTLREDFEELETRITRLAARGLGYGIHVMITVNRWAELRMNVRDLLGTRLELRLGDPTESEIDRRAAVNVPAGVPGRGLTREKLHYLSALPRADGMGDPETLVDGTAGMVAAIAESWVHPPAPKVRLLPRRLQVDELTKLAGTDGPGIPIALNESHLAPVRLDFSVDPHLLVFGDVESGKTNLLRLVARSIVERYTPQEARLVIVDYRRGLLGAIEGEHQLGYAPSATALGEMVGFLRDSMKQRLPGPNITPEQLRNRSWWHGPELFLLVDDYDLVATAGNNPLSPLIELLPQANDIGLHMILTRRMGGAARALYEPLVQRMRELDTPVFLMSGKPEEGALVGSLKPSPQPAGRGTLIRRQDGQQLIQTAWIEP
- the eccD gene encoding type VII secretion integral membrane protein EccD; amino-acid sequence: MAGTMTAGSSRVTIVAPKTRVDLALPSDVPLADVLPTLLRFAGDRLADDPDGRYGWSLARLAGPALDIAQSPAQLEIRDGELLYLRPRGGEEPEPVFDDVVDAIATATRMRPGRWSTATTKVFGLGLGAAALVGGAVALALTGPPRGVAPAVALVLALLLLAGAAVAARGFGDHRNGLLLAVVSMVYAAVGGLTLFAGSRGLDDLAAPDLLVCAAAVLFVSAVAGSAAVAAYGQIFLAASAGALALGVAAAICMIFGATPAGAAAVVLAIALVMVPAMPMMSYRLAGLPVPTVPSGTEDLRTDTETVDGARVLRLAERADDLLAGMLGAVGLIAAGSAIALVTTGGTAGYALCAALGLLLFMRARWFISTAQRLPLLGAGVVALAALAVGGFVTMDMLGRLTLVIAGLLVVAAISVGAALGAGGRRSPMLGRTVDILEILLILGILPLVVWVSGLYAWIRAIRES
- the eccE gene encoding type VII secretion protein EccE; this encodes MRTAVWRLVVAEIAIVAIALAAFSRSPIGLGVAAAAAVLVAGFVYARRDGRWWMDGLLARRRWRRRRGAGAALQNHSINGYDDRGTSVGIGCDEGGWFAAVAIAPPLGVSGARGVPVPVSKLAELLDDPSLPLSGVQVVSWAAPAPHHLLPSQVPSVASYQQLATDLLASGPAPVDQRDWVAVRLDVADAAVAAHRRGGGVEGVHRAVAAALGRVSKALNSAGVVTEILGPQQLAAAVRLCAGVDGRRRDDSAPAEDWTTFYASGLHHLAFEVQGLPPREAPLSSLLRAPAAQMVLSVEMRPRSERGQAAVLTRTVVRMAAPAPRLPEVARTLAGHAGQLGLKLRRLDGWQGPAAYASAPTGGGPW